The nucleotide window GCCGGTATTTCCCTCAAGATATGGCAACTGACTATATTGGTTTCAGATGCGCAATGTCTAGAGTTGGTTCTAAAACCAAAGGGAAAAACAAAACGAGAAACTAATTTTAAGTAGCAATTAATAGAAAAGTCCTGTCGAAATCGACAGGACTTTTTTAATATATTTAACCATGCAAATAGCAGAACTTCACTCTAAATTTATTTCAAGCAAGGGTGTTTCAACTGATACTCGAAAAATTGAACCAGGGCAAATGTTTTTCGCTTTAAAAGGCGATAATTTCGATGGTAATACTTACGCCGAATTTGCATTAGAAAAAGGTGCTGAATATTGCATATTGGACAACCCGGAATATATATTAAACGAAAAATGTATCCTTGTTAAAGATGTCTTAGAAACCCTTCAAAATTTAGCCCACTTCCACAGAATAAGGCAAAGCTGTGATGTTTTAGCTCTAACTGGGAGTAATGGGAAAACTACCACGAAGGAATTAATAAATGCCGTGTTGTCTACCAAATTTCAAACGGTTGCAACCACAGGCAATTTAAATAATCATATAGGTGTTCCGCTTACCCTGTTAAATATAGCTGAAGAAACCGAAATAGCAATTATTGAGATGGGTGCTAATCACATTGGAGAAATTGCTCTTCTATGCAAAATTGCAGCTCCTGATTTTGGATTGATAACAAATTTTGGAAAAGCCCATTTGGAAGGTTTTGGGAGTGTGGAAGGTGTAATTAAAGGTAAGTCCGAGCTATACGACTATTTGAAAAAAGAACAGGGGACAATTTTTTATAATTCAGATGACCCAATCCAAAGAAAACAGATTGGAGACTTCCAAAATATTGTCGAATACAGTTCAAATACTATAGATTACTCAAAAATATCCCTTAAAAAAACCCAACCAACTATCGAATTTAAAATAGAGGACCAAAGCTTTTCCTCCAATCTTTCAGGAGACTATAATTTTAAAAACATACTGGCCTCCCTAGCGATAGGTGATAAATTTGGAATAACTAAGGCTAACATGGCTAAGGCAATTAGCGAGTATACTCCCAATAATAATCGCTCCCAATGGGTAGAAAAAGGTGGTAACCAATACTATATGGATGCCTATAATGCAAATCCTAGCAGTATGGCAGCCTCAATCTCAAATTTTTCCAATCTTGATTTTCCTAAAAAGATTGTAATTCTGGGGGACATGTTTGAACTTGGAACTGAAGCTGAAATAGAACACCAAACCATCACAGAATTGGCAGAATCTTTCGATTTTGAAAAAGTGTTTCTTGTAGGGTACAATTTTGCCAAATGCGAAACCAAGAACAAAAACACCTTTCAATTTAAAACCTTTGACGAACTTAAGGATGCCTTTAACAATTTTAATCCAAAGGAATTCAACATTTTTATTAAAGGTTCTAGAGGTATGGCATTGGAACGTCTGCTAAACTAATTTTAAACAATAATCCCAATTCGCGTTCACAAATTGGGATTATGATTAAAGTGAAGTGTACTGGATTCGAACCAGTGACCCCTACCCTGTCAAGGTAGTGCTCTGAACCAACTGAGCTAACACTCCTTTAAGGCGAGCAAATATATTATAATTTTTTATAACACTTTGCACAGAATGCATCTTTCATGATAGTACAATTACAGCTAAACCAGTTGATGCCTATTGTAATTGTCTAGGTAAAATATATTTAAACATTTTCTTTAGCATTCAAAAATTTAATAATTTCACAAACTCCATAAGTCTTAATTTGAAAATGGAAACACGAGGAAATATGAAGAAGTTAAACTATAGACCAAAAAATGAAGGAAGTGGCACCATTTTTAAAAATCCGATTTTGGAATTTTTAACAAAGACTCATATATCCGTTCCACTTTCATTATACACACTCATTTCCGGATGCCTTATTTATTACGGCATTATTGAAAAAGGATTTGAAACAATAGAAATGGTCTTTTTGTTTTTTGCCGGCATGTTTGTTTTTACATTTTTTGAATATATGATTCATCGGTTTGCCTTTCATTTTGGGTCTCACGAACATGATCACGATAAAAACCATATTAGTTACAAATTGCACGGAGTTCATCATGAATATCCCAGGGACAAAATGAGATTGGCGATGCCTCCAATAATGGCCTTGGCATTAGCAACTTTCTTTTTTATTGTATATCGAACTTTGATGGGTGATTATGTCTTTGGATTCTTAGCAGGATTTTTAATGGGCTACACCCTTTATCTAAGTATACATTATTCTATCCATGTATTCCAAGTACCAAATAATTTTCTGAAAATTTTATGGAGACACCACGCTATCCATCATTATAGACAACCAAACAGGGCATATGGCGTTTCTTCACCTCTATGGGATCATATTTTTGGAACAATGCCAGAAACTAAATCCAAGCCTGTTTCCGAGGGTAAATTTATCGACCCCTCTTAAGTCCCAAATAATAAAGTTTAATTAAGGATAAGCAGAGAGTTTTTTCAATAAAATTCAAATCACTTATTATTTTGATTAGAATTATTTTGCCTCCTCTTATCTCTTAAGGCCCAATATATTCCTTTTACATCAGACGCCCAGTTGTCGTACATATAAATTAAAGTGATTTCTTCAAAAGTTTCTACCAAACTGAATACTATAACCGCATAAAACAAGGCATATGAGGGCGAAAAAAACAGTGAGGATATTACAAAAATTCCTTGCAGGATAGCTGATAGTTTCGCCAAATAAGTATGAAAGGACGTTGCCCTACCATATTTTAGATAGGCATAGACCATCTGAATAAAATAAGGCATAAATACAATTAGGATTAATACAAGATTTGCCTTAACAAATTCGGCTTCAAATCTATAAATACCAATGATACCCACCACCAAAGTAATTTGATCTCCAACCGAGTCTAATTGCGATCCTCTAGGGCTTATTAAATTTAATTTTCTAGCTAAATAACCATCAATCATGTCCGTGCAAAAACTAATAAGCAGGAACCAAGTGAAATAAAGTCTTAAATCAAACCAAATAAAAATAACTAACAAAGGGGATACGACTATCCTGTAAAATGAAAACCAATCGGCAATATTGAATTTTTTGAAAATATTCATATTTATTAGCCATAGTCCTACATTGAAAAAATGCATCTGTTTAAACAATTAAACTTAGGATAAGTTTAAACGCTAAAAAATGATAAAAATCATGGAAGCTAATCTAGTAGCTCTGTTTAATTATTCTAATTGAGCATTAATATTTGTAAAAAAAAACCTTGAACATCAAATAGACATTCAAGGTTATTGTTTGGAAATTACTAAAACTTAATCGGAAGTAGTTTTAAAGGTATAGGTAGGACTAACCGAAATATTTATCCCATCACTTGTTTCAACATGCCAATAATAGATAGTATTTGGCTCAACATCGATATCTAAACTAGTTTCTGAAATCCCCTGCCATTCCTCTGGCACCTCTTGATTTCCATCTACCGAATCGGCAAAAACCGTATAAGTGACTTCATCACCGTCGGCGTCCGAACTAATCCATTCTAAAGTAACTTTTCCATCACTTGGTGTTACATCGCTTCCTTGAGATGGACTCAATAAGGATGCAGGAAATGGAACAAAATTAGATTCACCATCGCCAGCCAGATAAAACTTCCAAGTATCAGATTCGGTAATCTCTTGTCCAGAATTTCTAGCTGTTACTGTCCAAGAATATGGATAACCTCTTAACAATTCTACCTGCAGACTATTTGTTGGAGACCCAATATTAAGAATAACATTTCCAGTAATTAGGTTGGTTATCTCGAAATTATATTTTTCTGTGTCACTGGATGCATCCCAATTAAATGTCACTATAGCAGTATCATCAAAGACTTCTCCTACCTCACATTCCTCATTATTTGAAGGTATCAATAAATTTGGTTTACCAGGCTTGTCTGTATATCTGACTTTATTTGGTGTATCATCATCAGAACAAGAAACTATTAAAACACTGAATATAAAAACCAAAAAGGGTTTTAAACTAAATATTGATTTTATGGTTTTCATAATAAATTACTTTTTAATGATTTTAATTGATTCGCGAACCGTTTCAGAATTAATTGATAAGAAATAAATTCCATTATTCATATTTGAAATATCAAGATCAACTGTTCTATTTGAAGAAACATTCTGGGTGCTCGACATAAGCTGATTCCCTAATACATCAACTATGGAAAGTTGAAGTTGATTATCGGTGCCGTTTACATATAATTTTATCTTTCCAGTAGTTGGGTTAGGAAACACCGCCAACTCATTAGATATAAATACATGTTGACTGAATTCACCCTGACATACTAAATCTGTTGATACAGTAATTGTATTCTGCCCAGCATGTAAGTCAAGAATTAATTGAGATTGACTCGTCGTCGTAATTATGCCATTGTGATTTATTTCATAGTTTTCTGAACCGGATAATGAAAGTACAATTTGATTATTGGAATAATTCACCACCGAATAAACATCTAAGGGTTCAGGCCCCTGTACTGTTACATAATAGCACTGCACAAAATTGTCTATTCCTTCAATTGTTATACAAACTTTATAGGTACCACCTCCTAACTGATCGAATAAAGTTTCAAAATCATTATCGCTAGATAAGTTTTGAGATTGAGAATAGCTGTCTCCTTCAACTGAAACAACAAAAGTGTAATCAGTATTGCTAGAACTTACGCTTATTGAGCCGTCATTTTCGCTATTACAGCTTACTGAGTTAGAAATAACAGTAAATGTATCCGAAGGAAGTTCAAATGTTTCACAACCAAACACATCGATAACAGATCCTTCAGGAGATTCAGGACAATGATCTTCACTATCCAAGATTCCATCTCCATCACTATCTTCACAAACATCACCAATTCCATCATTGTCGAAATCAGCTTGATCTGGGTTATAGGTGTCAACACAATTATCTTCAGAATCAACAACACCATCAAAATCTGAATCTTGTTCCGATTCCAAAAGTGGAATTGGATCCCAACCATCATTACCCTTAGTGAAATTAAATGTTGTAATTTCTGTTCCATCGGTTAATACTGGTTCTGTTAGCACTGTGGACCACCCTGCGCGAGAACCAGAATTATCTTCACTCGAAGCCTCAATTGTACCATATTCGTACATTAAACTTGATTCACCTCCTAGAGTATTTTGCCAACCAATTGGGTAAATCAATGATTTTCCTATATGGTTAGGGTTCTGGGATACATCTATATTAGTTTTATAAAATACGGCCTCACTAGTGGTAGCAGCCCATGGACGTCCATAATATCCTGGTTTGCCCCAATTAGTTGATGCAGTCTCAACGCCAGGAACCGTAGATTTCACGTTACATTCATACATCAAAAATCCTCTTGTGCCACTACTTTGTTGTGCAGCCGTGATATAAGCTGTATCACTATCCCAATCACTTGTATTTAATACAAGATCTGTTTTGTAGAATACGGCTGTCATGGCTCCGAAAATATAATCTACAGCACCCATTACTGCACCTTTATAGACAACAACTCTTGATCCACTTCCTCCGTAGAATGAATCTTGTCTTCCAACAACACGGCAGTTATTCAAAATAACCTTATCAACATTATTGGTAATACTAATCGCTGCTGCTCGTTCTACGTACCCCAAGCCCCTATCTTGCACAGAAGTGTCTCCGTAAGTCGTCGGCCTTGAACCTCCTTGGGGCGCACCGTTATTGGTTTCGACAATGTCCTCAGATTCTTTCTTGGAAATGTATTGATTAAATGAGTTTTCAAAAATTAAATGTTCAGCTTCAAAACCATCTGCCGACACAACAACCGTAGCATTCCAATAAGAACCATTTGTTGTACCCGCACCCTTATTTTCATAACTCAAATAACCATTTTCCTTATTGGTTGCTAGAATATCTGCATGCCATTTTTGATCTGACCCCATACTATAATAATTATATCCATGACCATAATATGAAGTTATTCTTACAGCACCCTCTACAATATCAACCCCCTTATTTATTAGGTCTATTTTCGGGAAACTTGCAGCATTTTTCAATGTTACATTAGGACTAGTAATCACCAACATTTCTTCATAATCACCAGGATCGATTAGAACAGTTACTCTTTCGTTATTTGGGCGATTCATATTTTTAATGGCTGTTAAAGCCCCATTGACAGTAGGATAATCTTTATCCACACCAACAGTAATAACTTCCTTAAATTCAACGACCTGAACTATTTCAATATTTGTTATATAGGAAGTGCCTGAACCACCAAAAGTAATGGTAGCGGTTCCAGACGTATCTCCTGTATATGCATATTCTGTGCTTTCAAAGGTAGAAGTGCTTCCACTACTAGTTTGTATGGTATCTCCTCCTTCTATAGAAAAATTAGCCGAATAATAATAGGTAATGATCATTTTCTCGCCTGGATTCATTGGCACCACTACTGTTTGTCCAGGAGATGCCGCAAGATGTCCCTTGGCAATTTCATTCTTTGCCCCATCTAAGCCTAATCCTTTATAGTATTGATCTGAACTTAATATCACCTTATCATCAAAACTCCAATTTGTAACTGGAGAAAACTCTAAGGTTTTTGAAGTGTCCATATCTTGCACAGTTAAATTAGATGTTAACGCCAATTCTATTGGATATTTATCTAATCCACCATGTTCAATCTTATAAGTACCATTTCTTAAGGCAACGGTCGTTACATCAGTGAAATTATACATATATCCTTCTTCATTTAGATTTATAAATGTTAATTCCAAATCTGCCCGTTGAGCTGCATCTAAACCTGGAGTATTGATTGCAACACTAAAAACAGGTTTAGGAGTAAAATCAATATCAGCCGCTTGGTCACCTTCAGCTATGGTTATAGTATTATTAATAATTTCATAGTCATTTACTCCTTCAGCAGTAATCGTATATTCAACATTAGGTTGCAACTGTACTTCATATGTTGAATTACCTGCATCAATCATAGGTTGTGGCACATAAACTGTATTTGCTTCAGGATCTGCAGTATATTTAAGGTTTAGATTTTCTATATCCGATCCGAGTCCATTAATATTTCCTGAAACTTTGTATAGTTCTACCTGAATAATTGTGATATCAAAAACAGATGTAGCTTCCTCAACAAGAATTGTACTAGCGCTACTAATGATATAACCATTAGCATTTTCTAAACTTAAGGTATAAGTGTAATCCTGGGGTAGATCAATACTATATGAACCATTAGAAACAGTTGTATTCCAAGATTTTCCAGCCTCATTGGTAAAAACTATTTCATATTCATTTGGAATGTCTGCAGCCTGACTTACATCTACATTTCCTGTTAATGTTTTGTAAATTGCATCCTTTCTTTCTACCCTAAAGTAACTTGGTTTGTCAACTGTATCATAAATTCTATAAGTACCCGAATTTTTAGCAACAAACTTTACCATGGTTATAGCATTACTTGTAGAAACTTTAACAACATCATCTTGTAATTCAGGGTTTGGTACATAGGTGAAATGAATATTTCCATTGGCATTTTGTGCCAACATAGCAAGGGTGACCTCATCATCCTCACTTAAGGTAAGACTCAGATACCTTCCACTAGACCCCGTACCATTTACATAAATTCTACCACTATATTCAGAAACCCCACTTAAGTTTTCATCGTATCTAGTTAAATTGGTATTGCTAGTCCTTAAGCGGTCATTACTACCACCATTCCAACCTAATGCCCCTTCTGTCCATGACGGCAATACATTTCCTGAACTTCCGGGAGTTATTGAAGCATCATACCAAGAATTAATTTTAGTTTCATCTAACCTGTTATTGTATAATTCTGCATCTAGCTGTTCCCCTCCAAAATCCCAAACATCTATTTTTCCATTAGAAGGTTCGACAGCTGCTTCATTTTCAATAGACATTCCATGTAGGTATATCTCAGCAGTTGGAAATTGACTGCTCACTAAAGTAGCAGTGATTTTACCAGCAGGTCCGGTATAGCTAAAATTACTTGGGAAGCCATCAGAGATTCCAATATTCTGTGCAGGAATACTTCCTAGATTATTTCCTTCGGAATCAGTAAATACAAAAACTGCATCTACAGCCACACCATAAATATCAACAATAAAGGTTACTATAGCATTACCTGCAACTATTATATCGAATGAGTTACCTGGAAAAAAGACCCCTCCATGTGAAGAATCATGATAGCCAAATTGTCCAGATGTTTCAGTTGTATTACTGTTTATGGTAACAATACCATCTCCAGTTTTATAAGTCTCATATCTTAGAGAGGTATAACTGGTTTGCGGCAATTCAGATCCATCTGCGAAATTATAAGTATAAGTTTCACCAGGGTTAGCTGTAACTTCGGCATTACTGTCTGAAATTGTAATGATAAATGAACTTGGATCCGACGAAGAATCGGAAAAGTTTATGGTCAATTCATTACCTTCAATTGAAACGGATTCTATATCCCCTGAAAAAGTCGGGGTAAAGGAAGCCAATTCGTTCCCCGCCAAATCTATCTCAATTGAAGCTGAATCTGATGTGCTACTAAATACTGTGCCCTCACTTACAGAAACAGTAGCATTATCGCTTGCAGTTGCACCTGATGTTATTTCAATATCTATTCCGTTAATTGAGACAACACCAGATTTTTGGATCCAAGGAGTTAAAACTACATTATAAGATATCGGTAAAACTTCAATATAAGGAAGATAACTTGTACTACCTGTATGGGTTAATGTGATAGTACCTTCGGTACCCAGGTAAACAAAATCAACAAAAGGCCCTCCATCGGTTCCTTGAGGAAAAGTTATTGATCCTGCATTTGATTGGGATGGAATATCAAACGCACCGGTTGAACTAGAAACATTTAAAGTACCGCCAGAGTATTGGTCAGCCGCAACTCTAATTTTACTATTTCCAGCCACTTTTAACGTGATAACGTTTCCATCTTTCAAGGTTATTCCATGTTGGGTTCCATGATAACCATACGCATTGGACGGACCTGATTCTATTTTAAATAAGCCCTTTTCAATGATTGTGTTTCCTACATCTGTTGAAGCAACCAATGTTTCATCCCTAAAATCAAAAAAGTAAGCTGATCTTTTTTCTGGGGTTGTATAGGCTGCACCTAATTGAGCCGGTATAACATCTAATTTTGGTAAATAAATATCGCTACCGCTTCCATTTTCTTGTATAGCTTTAAAAACGAGAGATTTATCCCCTTTAGATTTGGAAGGGTCTGAATAAACCAGTTCATAAGTATCCACCAAGTCTGTTGTTACCTTTGTGTTTACTATGCCCAAATCTCCAACAGAAATTTCGGTTCCCTCCATACTCAGGGAAGAATGCTTTGATCCTAGAAAACTTATAGAATTAGTCCCAGTAACCTGTAAATCGATTTGAGCATCTGCTTTCATATTTAAACCATAGGTAGAACCATGCAAACCATAGGTACCTCCAAGTTTTAACAAACCGTCCGCACTTTGTCCATTAGAAATAATAGTTCCATCCCTAAAGTCATAGGTTGTTATTCCATGCAAATAGCTATTATCGTATAAGGCTATTGTATATAGTTTAGGTTCTGTACCACTGTCGGCATAGGTTACTTTTAATTCACCCGAAACAATATCAACTGAAGCAATATTTCCAGAAATATTTGGAGTAAAAGAAGAAGGATCCATCCCTCCCAAATCAATAGCTACCCAACCAGCGTCTTTTCCAGCTGATAAAATAACACCATTAGAGACACTTATTGTTGCGTTCTCAGCTGAAGTAGCTCCCGAAGTAAGAGTGATATCTACTCCGTTTATAGAAATTGTTCCAGATTTTTGGACATAGTCACTTAAAGAAACCTCATACGTAACAGGAGCTATTTCTAAATAAGGCAAATAGGATGTTCCACCATTTCCAGTTAAGGTTATGGTTCCTGCCGACCCAACATAAAGAAAATCTTTCCAAGGCCCGCCATCAGCTCCTTGAGGATAAGTTATGGACGTTTGATTTGATTGTTCAGAGATATCAAATTGGCCCGTTTCGCTTGTGGCAGAAATCGTGCCACCTGAGTATTGATCACCTGCAATTCTTATTCTACTATCACCTGCAACCTGTAACGTAATAGTATTACCAGCTTTAAAAGTTATTCCATGTTGAGTTCCATGATAACTCAATCCGTTACAACATCCCGCATCAATTGTTATTATTCCAGATTCTATATGATTCGGTGGACCAGAGGGAACAATACTTTCATCTCTAAAATCGAAGAAATAAACAATATTTTTTTCAGCGGCGGCAAAATCCTTTCCTGCCTGTGCCGGAATTACTTCAATTGTTGGAAGGTAAAGGTCATTACCCGTTGCGGCTACAGTCGTAAAAGTTAGAGTTGTCGCCGGTCCTGAATACACAAAATCGAAGGTGTCTGATAAATCATTCACGACTTTCCCAGTTTGGGTTCCTAAATCACTATCGTCTAGAGCCGTACCCTTTACATCTAAGCTCGAGTATTCAGATCCGAGAAATCGAATTGTGGAACTACCTTCTACTTGTATACTAATAGTTGCATCAACTTTTAAATTTAATCCGTAGGTGTTACCATGCTGAGAGTATGTTCCTCCTAGAACAAGTTTCCCATCAGCACTACCTCCATTTCCGGCAATAACACCATTATCCCGAAAATCATAAAGAATAGAATTTGTTATTTCACCGGTTGAACTATCACAACTTGAAGTAATATCACCTGAGATATTTACTTGCAAGGTGGCACCAGCACCGCAACTTGAATCAGTTATATTGGAGGCAACATCTTCAACAGGAATAACTGTATAATTATAGGTAGGTTTTGTAACGGAATTTACATTTGCAACTCCATTCAAACAATTTTCAAACTGGAGTGAAACTGTTCCACCATCGGTGGTAGCCCTACTATAAACAGTGGTTACATTAGCAAAATTACTATTCTCTACGTAACAGGTGAGGTTATTTGTTCCACCACCTAGTCCTAATGCAGTTGAACCTGAAACAGTGGTATCGTAATAGCAATTCAATATATGTAATTCAGCATTTCTTGCCCGAGGCATTCTGCTTCTTACGCCATCCGCCCAATAGCAGTTTTGAAAGGTAACACTATAATGTCCATCGGCAGGTGCATCAGTGCTACTCGAACCTACCAAATTAGAAAATCTGTGGTCATCAGATCCGCCTGGACCATTTGGAATGGGATCCTTTAGATAAGTGAATTTACACCATGAAACTGTAACGTTATCCGAGGAGTTTTTTATATCAAAATTCCCATCGATACCATCCCGAAATTCACAATGATCAACCCATAGATTGATACAACCCTCAGAAGTTAAGTTGTCTCGACCATCAGTATCATAGGCCCCAGGACCTTCAAAAATTAGGTTTCTGATAATTACGTTAGAAGAGCCAGCCTTTAAATTTAAAATCCCAGATTCAGATTGGGTCTGTTTGGTATTAACCAATTTTGCTCCTGGCAACCCAATAATAGATTTATTTGTAACAACCTCACTTATTTGCAATTCAGTTGCAGAAAAATCAATAGTTCCAGATACCAATATAACCTGAGGAGTGGACAACCTGAGGTTAGCCTTCAAATCGGCGTAGGTAGAAACAACGATTGGTGTAGCGCTTCCGCCACCAGTTGTACCTTCCCCATAACCCTCAGGGGCAGATTGGTAAAAAGTTTGCGCTGTTACTGGTAACAGTACGCATAGAAAGAGTAGAAAAAGTAAAATTTTTTTCATGAGACCTATGTTAGTTAATTACTTTGAATGATATGTTTATAGCCAAAGCAGCCATAACAAAATTCTTGACACGAATTAATGTAATCGATTGCATAATGTAATCGATTACACGAATATAACAGAAATTCAAATACAAATTTTGATAAAATTTAAGAATGTTAAAAAATTAACATTTAATGTATGATTTCACAATATTGATTAACAATGAAAATTTAATTGTAAGCAGCAGAATAATAAACAATTAAACCAAAACGGATAAAATTAAAAAATCCTAATTCTCACTTAAGAATTAGGATTCAATTTGGTGGGCGATGAGGGATTCGAACCCCCGACCCCCTCGGTGTAAACGAGGTGCTCTGAACCAACTGAGCTAATCGCCCCTTGTAATCGGACTGCAAAGATAAACCAGTTTTTGAATTTGAAAAATATTTTTTTGAAAAAATCACACAACTTCTGCCACAACAAATGTGCTTCCGCCTACAAAGATAAAATCACTACCTGCAGAGTCCAGTTTTGCTTGATATAGAGCCTTTTTCACCGATTCAAATGATAAACAGTTAAAACCATGTTCATGAAATAATTGGGTTAATTCATCAACATCCAAAGCCCTGGGTATTTGGGGTTGGCTCAAATAGTAAATAGCCTCTTTAGGCAACAGGCCAATTACCCTTTCCAGATTTTTATCTGCAACAAATCCCAAGACCATTCTCAATTGCCTATAATTTTGTTCCTTAATCTGAGAAACTACATAGTTTAGACCTTCAAAATTGTGGGCTGTATCGCAAACAACTAAAGGTTCTTCTCCTAATATTTGCCATCTTCCGAGAAGCCCGGTATTTTTAACCACATTATTCAATCCAGACCTAATTGATTCCTTACTTAAATTATATCCTTTAGATTTTAAAACATTTAAAGCAACAGTGGCCGTAGTTACATTTTTAAGTTGATAACTACCCTTAAGATCAGTATTGTAGACATGATCCATTAAAAGTTGATCTGCATAATAAAGTTCAGAACCCTCAACCCTAGCTTTTGAATTAAAAATGGGGGTAGTCTCACTCTGGGTTTCCCCGATAACGACGGGTACTCCTTTTTTAATAATGCCAGCTTTTTCAACTGCAATTTTCTCTATGGTGTCTCCTAACAAAACAGTATGATCTAACCCTATATTAGTGATTACAGATAATTCTGGCATTATTACATTAGTTGAATCTAACCTTCCTCCTAACCCAGTTTCAATAACGGCAATATCTACCTTGTTATCTGAAAAATATTTAAATGCGAGACCTACTGTCATTTCAAAAAATGACAATTGATTAAATTCAAAAAAGTTTCGGTTATTTTCGACAAAATCAACGACATAATCCTCTTCAATTAAATGACCATTGATTTTTATTCGCTCTCTAAAATCCTTTAAATGTGGAGATGTATATAGACCAGTTTTATAACCCGCTACCTGAAATACCGAAGCCAACATATGGCTAACCGAGCCTTTTCCATTTGTCCCAGCAACATGCACACTTTTAAAATACCTTTCAGGATTCCCAAGATGGGAACACAGATTTGTAGTATTGGTGAGATCAGCCTTATATGCCATTGCGCCCTGACGCTGATACATTGGAAGTTG belongs to Aegicerativicinus sediminis and includes:
- a CDS encoding sterol desaturase family protein, which encodes MKKLNYRPKNEGSGTIFKNPILEFLTKTHISVPLSLYTLISGCLIYYGIIEKGFETIEMVFLFFAGMFVFTFFEYMIHRFAFHFGSHEHDHDKNHISYKLHGVHHEYPRDKMRLAMPPIMALALATFFFIVYRTLMGDYVFGFLAGFLMGYTLYLSIHYSIHVFQVPNNFLKILWRHHAIHHYRQPNRAYGVSSPLWDHIFGTMPETKSKPVSEGKFIDPS
- a CDS encoding UDP-N-acetylmuramoyl-tripeptide--D-alanyl-D-alanine ligase, encoding MQIAELHSKFISSKGVSTDTRKIEPGQMFFALKGDNFDGNTYAEFALEKGAEYCILDNPEYILNEKCILVKDVLETLQNLAHFHRIRQSCDVLALTGSNGKTTTKELINAVLSTKFQTVATTGNLNNHIGVPLTLLNIAEETEIAIIEMGANHIGEIALLCKIAAPDFGLITNFGKAHLEGFGSVEGVIKGKSELYDYLKKEQGTIFYNSDDPIQRKQIGDFQNIVEYSSNTIDYSKISLKKTQPTIEFKIEDQSFSSNLSGDYNFKNILASLAIGDKFGITKANMAKAISEYTPNNNRSQWVEKGGNQYYMDAYNANPSSMAASISNFSNLDFPKKIVILGDMFELGTEAEIEHQTITELAESFDFEKVFLVGYNFAKCETKNKNTFQFKTFDELKDAFNNFNPKEFNIFIKGSRGMALERLLN
- a CDS encoding CDP-alcohol phosphatidyltransferase family protein; the protein is MNIFKKFNIADWFSFYRIVVSPLLVIFIWFDLRLYFTWFLLISFCTDMIDGYLARKLNLISPRGSQLDSVGDQITLVVGIIGIYRFEAEFVKANLVLILIVFMPYFIQMVYAYLKYGRATSFHTYLAKLSAILQGIFVISSLFFSPSYALFYAVIVFSLVETFEEITLIYMYDNWASDVKGIYWALRDKRRQNNSNQNNK